A single window of Ovis canadensis isolate MfBH-ARS-UI-01 breed Bighorn chromosome 15, ARS-UI_OviCan_v2, whole genome shotgun sequence DNA harbors:
- the VPS11 gene encoding vacuolar protein sorting-associated protein 11 homolog isoform X2: MEGQIWFLPRSLQLTGFQAYKLRVTHLYQLKQHNILASVGEDEEGINPLVKIWNLEKRDGGNPLCTRIFPAIPGTEPTVVSCLTVHENLNFMAIGFTDGSVTLNKGDITRDRHSKTQILHKGNYPVTGLAFRQAGKTTHLFVVTTENVQSYIVSGKDYPRVELDTHGCGLRCSALSDPSQDLQFIVAGDECVYLYQPDERGPCFAFEGHKLIAHWFRGYLVIVSRDRKVSPKSEFTSRDSQSSDKQILNIYDLCNKFIAYSAIFEDVVDVLAEWGSLYVLTRDGRVHALQEKDTQTKLEMLFKKNLFEMAINLAKSQHLDSDGLAQIFMQYGDHLYSKGNHDGAVQQYIRTIGKLEPSYVIRKFLDAQRIHNLTAYLQTLHRQSLANADHTTLLLNCYTKLKDSSKLEEFIKTKSESEVHFDVETAIKVLRQAGYYSHALYLAENHAHHEWYLKIQLEDIKNYQEALRYIGKLPFEQAESNMKRYGKILMHHIPEQTTQLLKGLCTDYRPSLEGRGDREAPGCRANSEEFIPIFANNPRELKAFLEHMSEVQPDSPQGIYDTLLELRLQNWAHEEDPQVKEKLHAEAISLLKSGRFCDVFDKALVLCQMHDFQDGVLYLYEQGKLFQQIMHYHMQHEQYRQVVAVCERHGEQEPSLWEQALSYFARKEEDCKEYVAAVLKHIESKNLMPPLLVVQTLAHNSTATLSVIRDYLVQKLQKQSQQIAQDELRVRRYREETTRIRQEIQELKASPKIFQKTKCSICNSALELPSVHFLCGHSFHQHCFESYSESDADCPTCLPENRKVMDMIRAQEQKRDLHDQFQHQLKCSNDSFSVIADYFGRGVFNKLTLLTDPPTARLTASMEAGLQRDLLMHARRGT, from the exons ATGGAAGGCCAGATCTGGTTCTTGCCCCGCTCCCTACAGCTTACGGGTTTCCAAGCCTACAAACTACGGGTGACACACCTGTACCAACTGAAGCAGCACAATATTCTGGCCTCTGTTGGTGAGGATGAAGAGGGCATCAACCCCCTG GTAAAGATCTGGAACCTGGAGAAGAGAGATGGTGGCAATCCACTCTGCACTCGAATCTTCCCTGCCATCCCGGGGACAGAACCGACTGTTGTATCTTGTTTGACTGTCCATGAAAATCTCAACTTTATGGCCATTG GTTTCACAGATGGCAGTGTTACATTGAACAAAGGGGACATCACTCGGGACCGACATAGCAAGACCCAGATTTTGCACAAGGGCAACTATCCTGTTACTGGACTGGCCTTTCGCCAAGCGGGAAAGACCACTCACTTGTTTGTTGTGACAACTGAGAATGTTCAG TCCTACATAGTTTCTGGAAAGGACTATCCTCGTGTGGAATTGGACACCCATGGTTGTGGCCTGCGCTGCTCAGCCCTCAGCGACCCTTCTCAGGACCTGCAGTTCATAGTGGCAGGGGATGAATGTGTCTATCTGTACCAGCCTGATGAACGTGGGCCCTGCTTTGCCTTTGAGGGCCATAAACTCATCGCTCACTGGTTTAGAGGCTATCTTGTCATTGTCTCCCGTGACCGGAAGGTTTCTCCCAA GTCAGAGTTTACCAGCCGGGACTCCCAGAGCTCTGACAAACAGATTCTCAACATCTATGACCTGTGCAACAAGTTCATAGCCTATAGCGCCATCTTTGAAGATGTAGTGGATGTGCTTGCTGAGTGGGGCTCCCTGTACGTGCTGACGCGGGATGGGCGGGTCCACGCACTGCAGGAGAAGGACACACAGACCAAACTGGAG ATGCTGTTTAAGAAGAACCTATTTGAGATGGCGATTAACCTGGCCAAGAGCCAGCATCTGGACAGCGATGGGTTGGCTCAGATCTTCATGCAGTATGGGGACCACCTCTACAGCAAGGGCAACCATGATGGTGCTGTCCAGCAGTATATCCG AACCATTGGAAAGTTGGAGCCATCGTACGTGATCCGCAAGTTCCTCGATGCCCAGCGCATCCATAACCTGACAGCCTACCTGCAGACCCTGCACCGGCAGTCCTTGGCCAATGCCGACCACACCACCCTGCTGCTCAACTGCTACACCAAGCTCAAGGACAGCTCGAAGCTGGAGGAGTTCATCAAG ACAAAGAGTGAGAGTGAAGTCCACTTTGATGTGGAGACAGCCATCAAGGTCCTCCGGCAGGCTGGCTACTATTCTCATGCCCTCTATTTGGCTGAGAACCATGCTCATCATGAGTGGTACTTGAAGATCCAGCTAGAGGACATCAAG AATTATCAGGAAGCCCTCCGGTATATCGGCAAGCTGCCTTTTGAGCAGGCTGAGAGCAACATGAAACGCTATGGCAAGATCCTCATGCACCATATACCAGAGCAGACGACCCAGCTGCTGAAGGGACTCTGTACCGACTATCGGCCTAGCCTTGAAGGCCGAGGTGATAGGGAGGCTCCAGGCTGCAGG GCCAACTCGGAGGAGTTCATCCCCATCTTTGCCAACAACCCTCGAGAGCTGAAAGCGTTCCTAGAGCACATGAGCGAGGTGCAGCCTGACTCCCCGCAGGGCATCTACGACACGCTGCTTGAGCTGCGACTCCAGAACTGGGCCCACGAGGAGGATCCGCAG GTCAAAGAGAAGCTTCACGCAGAGGCCATCTCCCTACTGAAGAGTGGCCGCTTCTGTGATGTCTTTGACAAGGCCCTGGTCCTCTGCCAGATGCACGACTTCCAGGATGGAGTCCTTTACCTCTATGAGCAGGGCAAACT GTTCCAGCAGATCATGCACTACCACATGCAGCACGAGCAGTACCGGCAGGTGGTCGCCGTGTGCGAGCGCCACGGGGAGCAGGAGCCCTCCCTGTGGGAGCAGGCGCTCAGCTACTTTGCCCGCAAGGAGGAGGACTGCAAGGAGTACGTGGCAGCTGTGCTCAAGCACATCGAGAGCAAGAACCTCATGCCGCCCCTTCTAG TGGTGCAGACCCTGGCCCATAACTCCACGGCCACTCTGTCTGTCATCCGGGACTACCTGGTCCAAAAACTGCAGAAACAGAGCCAGCAGATTGCCCAGGACGAGCTCCGGGTGCGGCGCTACCGAGAGGAGACTACCCGCATCCGCCAGGAGATCCAGGAGCTGAAGGCAAG TCCAAAGATTTTCCAGAAGACCAAGTGCAGCATCTGTAACAGTGCCTTGGAGCTGCCCTCAGTCCACTTTCTCTGCGGCCACTCCTTCCACCAACACTGCTTTGAGAGTTACTCGGAAAGTGACGCTGACtgccccacctgcctccctgaAAACCGCAAGGTCATGGATATGATCCGGGCCCAGGAACAGAAGCGAGATCTCCACGATCAGTTTCAGCACCAG ctCAAGTGCTCCAACGACAGCTTCTCTGTGATTGCTGACTACTTTGGCAGAGGTGTTTTCAACAAATTGACTCTGCTGACCGACCCACCCACAGCCCGACTGACTGCAAGCATGGAGGCCGGGCTGCAGCGGGACTTGCTCATGCACGCCAGGAGGGGCACTTAA
- the VPS11 gene encoding vacuolar protein sorting-associated protein 11 homolog isoform X1 codes for MATYLQWRRFVFFDKELVKEPQGNDGAAPGAAPASGPATSKFLCLPPGITVCDSGRGSLVFGDMEGQIWFLPRSLQLTGFQAYKLRVTHLYQLKQHNILASVGEDEEGINPLVKIWNLEKRDGGNPLCTRIFPAIPGTEPTVVSCLTVHENLNFMAIGFTDGSVTLNKGDITRDRHSKTQILHKGNYPVTGLAFRQAGKTTHLFVVTTENVQSYIVSGKDYPRVELDTHGCGLRCSALSDPSQDLQFIVAGDECVYLYQPDERGPCFAFEGHKLIAHWFRGYLVIVSRDRKVSPKSEFTSRDSQSSDKQILNIYDLCNKFIAYSAIFEDVVDVLAEWGSLYVLTRDGRVHALQEKDTQTKLEMLFKKNLFEMAINLAKSQHLDSDGLAQIFMQYGDHLYSKGNHDGAVQQYIRTIGKLEPSYVIRKFLDAQRIHNLTAYLQTLHRQSLANADHTTLLLNCYTKLKDSSKLEEFIKTKSESEVHFDVETAIKVLRQAGYYSHALYLAENHAHHEWYLKIQLEDIKNYQEALRYIGKLPFEQAESNMKRYGKILMHHIPEQTTQLLKGLCTDYRPSLEGRGDREAPGCRANSEEFIPIFANNPRELKAFLEHMSEVQPDSPQGIYDTLLELRLQNWAHEEDPQVKEKLHAEAISLLKSGRFCDVFDKALVLCQMHDFQDGVLYLYEQGKLFQQIMHYHMQHEQYRQVVAVCERHGEQEPSLWEQALSYFARKEEDCKEYVAAVLKHIESKNLMPPLLVVQTLAHNSTATLSVIRDYLVQKLQKQSQQIAQDELRVRRYREETTRIRQEIQELKASPKIFQKTKCSICNSALELPSVHFLCGHSFHQHCFESYSESDADCPTCLPENRKVMDMIRAQEQKRDLHDQFQHQLKCSNDSFSVIADYFGRGVFNKLTLLTDPPTARLTASMEAGLQRDLLMHARRGT; via the exons ATGGCGACCTACCTGCAGTGGCGGCGCTTCGTTTTCTTCGACAAGGAGCTGGTGAAGGAGCCACAGGGCAATGATGGGGCTGCTCCCGGGGCCGCGCCTGCTTCTGGACCCGCTACTTCCAAGTTCCTTTGCCTCCCTCCTGGCATCACAGTCTGCGACTCAGGCCGAGGGAGCCTAGTCTTTGGAG ATATGGAAGGCCAGATCTGGTTCTTGCCCCGCTCCCTACAGCTTACGGGTTTCCAAGCCTACAAACTACGGGTGACACACCTGTACCAACTGAAGCAGCACAATATTCTGGCCTCTGTTGGTGAGGATGAAGAGGGCATCAACCCCCTG GTAAAGATCTGGAACCTGGAGAAGAGAGATGGTGGCAATCCACTCTGCACTCGAATCTTCCCTGCCATCCCGGGGACAGAACCGACTGTTGTATCTTGTTTGACTGTCCATGAAAATCTCAACTTTATGGCCATTG GTTTCACAGATGGCAGTGTTACATTGAACAAAGGGGACATCACTCGGGACCGACATAGCAAGACCCAGATTTTGCACAAGGGCAACTATCCTGTTACTGGACTGGCCTTTCGCCAAGCGGGAAAGACCACTCACTTGTTTGTTGTGACAACTGAGAATGTTCAG TCCTACATAGTTTCTGGAAAGGACTATCCTCGTGTGGAATTGGACACCCATGGTTGTGGCCTGCGCTGCTCAGCCCTCAGCGACCCTTCTCAGGACCTGCAGTTCATAGTGGCAGGGGATGAATGTGTCTATCTGTACCAGCCTGATGAACGTGGGCCCTGCTTTGCCTTTGAGGGCCATAAACTCATCGCTCACTGGTTTAGAGGCTATCTTGTCATTGTCTCCCGTGACCGGAAGGTTTCTCCCAA GTCAGAGTTTACCAGCCGGGACTCCCAGAGCTCTGACAAACAGATTCTCAACATCTATGACCTGTGCAACAAGTTCATAGCCTATAGCGCCATCTTTGAAGATGTAGTGGATGTGCTTGCTGAGTGGGGCTCCCTGTACGTGCTGACGCGGGATGGGCGGGTCCACGCACTGCAGGAGAAGGACACACAGACCAAACTGGAG ATGCTGTTTAAGAAGAACCTATTTGAGATGGCGATTAACCTGGCCAAGAGCCAGCATCTGGACAGCGATGGGTTGGCTCAGATCTTCATGCAGTATGGGGACCACCTCTACAGCAAGGGCAACCATGATGGTGCTGTCCAGCAGTATATCCG AACCATTGGAAAGTTGGAGCCATCGTACGTGATCCGCAAGTTCCTCGATGCCCAGCGCATCCATAACCTGACAGCCTACCTGCAGACCCTGCACCGGCAGTCCTTGGCCAATGCCGACCACACCACCCTGCTGCTCAACTGCTACACCAAGCTCAAGGACAGCTCGAAGCTGGAGGAGTTCATCAAG ACAAAGAGTGAGAGTGAAGTCCACTTTGATGTGGAGACAGCCATCAAGGTCCTCCGGCAGGCTGGCTACTATTCTCATGCCCTCTATTTGGCTGAGAACCATGCTCATCATGAGTGGTACTTGAAGATCCAGCTAGAGGACATCAAG AATTATCAGGAAGCCCTCCGGTATATCGGCAAGCTGCCTTTTGAGCAGGCTGAGAGCAACATGAAACGCTATGGCAAGATCCTCATGCACCATATACCAGAGCAGACGACCCAGCTGCTGAAGGGACTCTGTACCGACTATCGGCCTAGCCTTGAAGGCCGAGGTGATAGGGAGGCTCCAGGCTGCAGG GCCAACTCGGAGGAGTTCATCCCCATCTTTGCCAACAACCCTCGAGAGCTGAAAGCGTTCCTAGAGCACATGAGCGAGGTGCAGCCTGACTCCCCGCAGGGCATCTACGACACGCTGCTTGAGCTGCGACTCCAGAACTGGGCCCACGAGGAGGATCCGCAG GTCAAAGAGAAGCTTCACGCAGAGGCCATCTCCCTACTGAAGAGTGGCCGCTTCTGTGATGTCTTTGACAAGGCCCTGGTCCTCTGCCAGATGCACGACTTCCAGGATGGAGTCCTTTACCTCTATGAGCAGGGCAAACT GTTCCAGCAGATCATGCACTACCACATGCAGCACGAGCAGTACCGGCAGGTGGTCGCCGTGTGCGAGCGCCACGGGGAGCAGGAGCCCTCCCTGTGGGAGCAGGCGCTCAGCTACTTTGCCCGCAAGGAGGAGGACTGCAAGGAGTACGTGGCAGCTGTGCTCAAGCACATCGAGAGCAAGAACCTCATGCCGCCCCTTCTAG TGGTGCAGACCCTGGCCCATAACTCCACGGCCACTCTGTCTGTCATCCGGGACTACCTGGTCCAAAAACTGCAGAAACAGAGCCAGCAGATTGCCCAGGACGAGCTCCGGGTGCGGCGCTACCGAGAGGAGACTACCCGCATCCGCCAGGAGATCCAGGAGCTGAAGGCAAG TCCAAAGATTTTCCAGAAGACCAAGTGCAGCATCTGTAACAGTGCCTTGGAGCTGCCCTCAGTCCACTTTCTCTGCGGCCACTCCTTCCACCAACACTGCTTTGAGAGTTACTCGGAAAGTGACGCTGACtgccccacctgcctccctgaAAACCGCAAGGTCATGGATATGATCCGGGCCCAGGAACAGAAGCGAGATCTCCACGATCAGTTTCAGCACCAG ctCAAGTGCTCCAACGACAGCTTCTCTGTGATTGCTGACTACTTTGGCAGAGGTGTTTTCAACAAATTGACTCTGCTGACCGACCCACCCACAGCCCGACTGACTGCAAGCATGGAGGCCGGGCTGCAGCGGGACTTGCTCATGCACGCCAGGAGGGGCACTTAA